One Obesumbacterium proteus DNA window includes the following coding sequences:
- a CDS encoding bacteriocin immunity protein translates to MENKTISDYTESEFLEFVKQFFNVQSTTEQEDTKKILEFKRLTEHPSGSDLIYYPNDDREDSPEGVVKEVKEWRAANGKPGFKS, encoded by the coding sequence ATGGAGAACAAAACAATTTCGGACTATACCGAGTCTGAGTTCTTAGAGTTCGTTAAGCAATTTTTTAACGTACAAAGCACGACGGAACAAGAAGATACAAAAAAAATTCTTGAATTCAAACGCTTGACCGAACACCCATCGGGTTCTGATCTTATTTATTATCCCAATGATGACAGGGAAGACAGTCCTGAAGGAGTTGTAAAAGAAGTTAAAGAATGGCGAGCTGCTAACGGTAAACCTGGCTTCAAATCGTAA
- a CDS encoding TIGR03758 family integrating conjugative element protein, with product MSMTSAQQSGWSAGTGGGMEPSALNLLILGLLGAVLFLFVAWVLVTAYRGVSDKSIPMSKLPESAIRLVILLLVTLFLFFH from the coding sequence ATGTCTATGACCTCTGCTCAGCAGTCTGGCTGGAGTGCCGGCACTGGCGGCGGCATGGAACCGTCGGCTCTCAATTTGCTGATTTTAGGTCTGCTGGGGGCTGTGCTGTTTCTGTTCGTTGCCTGGGTGCTGGTGACGGCCTATCGCGGCGTGTCTGACAAATCCATTCCCATGAGCAAACTGCCGGAATCGGCCATCCGTCTGGTGATTCTGCTGCTCGTAACACTCTTCCTGTTTTTCCACTGA
- a CDS encoding RAQPRD family integrative conjugative element protein gives MRPTPGLCVLLLAMCSFSSFPTQASEKDELALVMRQLDQVQAGLDRARVLANQNGQDARFYFDYLSATRDITTMKQGIARYLEPSRAQPSIPMSVTGQYRGEEDR, from the coding sequence ATGCGCCCAACCCCAGGACTCTGCGTACTGCTGCTGGCTATGTGCAGCTTCAGCTCGTTCCCGACGCAGGCTTCCGAAAAAGATGAACTGGCCCTGGTGATGCGTCAGCTTGATCAGGTTCAGGCCGGACTGGACAGGGCTCGCGTCCTGGCCAACCAGAATGGTCAGGATGCCCGTTTCTACTTCGACTACCTCAGCGCAACCCGCGACATCACCACGATGAAGCAGGGCATAGCGCGCTATCTGGAACCTTCCCGCGCTCAGCCTTCGATACCGATGTCAGTCACTGGCCAGTACCGCGGCGAGGAGGATCGCTGA
- a CDS encoding S-type pyocin domain-containing protein, which produces MPGFSYNGDGKVPTGYFNGPPVTYDSDGSVRVNLSHVDEGSTNTGTGNAGGHDTGSASGSSGSVGSNWAGSGPVNTSLINATISESLSNLLVAVTSTASYRILRAAFDALALVQQPVARDQIVQAWQRAHDLMPDKVTESYETGGSNGHTATRTTDNAAKKTMAQAVTQVLSDLQSAISQHQKAGAAASEAAASAAAEAEKQRQAAIAAAGIAGLNQSVSQSQANLNTATAEQSRLQQAANVAAQNAVNLRQAAQSAESAAQQAALRANQLNAQAAKLTKRNGDYGHWEARDVGGKNDRTVSIFVTELTGSTLNAARTNATNTRNSANQQAGQASAAEQASAAAAVAARDAETRRQAAQAALTASQQAASRAAEAERQRKAAEAAAAAAATAARAAEAERQRQAAEAAAAKLAQAMQARQVAADSLRTISIQSVRGIPVSASMTGTPISWAVASEGGIVLGEDVVGAAWGRISAALAELRGIATASLAGPVAVTIVGLLYSSKVGVGSDVVPGRDISTLISGDVLSLPDSAVLNHAADTNVGISMPVRGQMVMRENGTLEAQLVRTGIAGSVPVVRAVKDNKTGYWSYTLPTMAGVPAQTILVSPADAPGVNTPLTMSGPVPLPENIVHTGNPVSAPQGVTVTTTPVADDLDFRDVILIFPAESGLKPLYVMLRSPRNMPGTVSGKGQPVGDNWLGNAGVGDGAPLPSQIADKLRGRTFRNFDAFRQAFWSEVGKDPILNKQFKAGNLGNMQAGKAPVPREVEQVGGRVKYELHHIEQIKNSGSVYDIDNLRVTTPKRHIEIHKEGK; this is translated from the coding sequence ATGCCTGGATTCAGTTATAACGGTGACGGTAAGGTTCCCACGGGCTATTTTAATGGGCCTCCGGTGACCTATGATTCTGACGGCTCTGTGCGTGTAAATCTATCTCATGTTGATGAGGGCAGTACGAATACAGGAACTGGCAATGCAGGCGGGCATGATACCGGCAGCGCTTCGGGGTCATCCGGTTCTGTAGGCAGTAATTGGGCTGGCTCTGGACCAGTTAATACGTCGTTGATTAACGCCACCATTTCAGAAAGCCTGAGTAACTTACTCGTCGCAGTAACGTCTACCGCATCTTATCGAATATTGCGCGCGGCTTTTGATGCTTTAGCTCTTGTTCAACAGCCTGTTGCACGTGACCAGATTGTTCAGGCCTGGCAGCGCGCCCATGACCTGATGCCGGATAAAGTGACAGAAAGTTATGAAACCGGCGGAAGCAATGGTCATACAGCAACCCGAACAACCGATAATGCCGCTAAAAAAACGATGGCCCAGGCCGTTACTCAGGTTCTGAGCGATCTTCAGAGTGCAATATCTCAGCATCAGAAAGCAGGCGCTGCAGCCTCGGAGGCGGCAGCATCTGCAGCTGCGGAAGCTGAAAAACAAAGACAGGCGGCGATTGCCGCTGCAGGCATTGCGGGGCTGAATCAGTCGGTTTCTCAGTCTCAGGCGAATCTGAATACTGCGACCGCAGAGCAGTCGCGTTTGCAGCAGGCAGCGAATGTCGCTGCGCAAAACGCGGTGAATCTTCGACAGGCCGCTCAGTCAGCCGAGTCCGCTGCGCAACAGGCGGCGTTACGTGCTAACCAGCTGAATGCACAGGCCGCCAAGCTCACTAAAAGGAACGGTGACTATGGTCACTGGGAAGCACGTGATGTTGGTGGGAAAAATGATCGAACTGTCAGCATTTTTGTCACTGAACTCACCGGTAGCACGTTGAATGCGGCGCGGACGAACGCAACAAACACTCGTAACTCTGCCAATCAGCAGGCTGGCCAGGCCAGTGCGGCAGAGCAGGCCAGTGCGGCGGCGGCGGTGGCCGCACGTGATGCAGAAACCCGTCGACAGGCTGCGCAGGCTGCGTTGACAGCTTCACAGCAGGCTGCGTCACGCGCTGCGGAAGCTGAGCGGCAACGTAAGGCCGCAGAGGCCGCCGCGGCAGCGGCAGCAACCGCCGCCCGAGCAGCAGAGGCTGAACGACAACGTCAGGCGGCAGAAGCCGCCGCAGCGAAACTCGCGCAGGCTATGCAGGCACGCCAGGTTGCAGCTGACTCGCTGAGAACAATCAGTATTCAGTCTGTCCGTGGGATCCCTGTGAGTGCTTCTATGACCGGTACACCCATTAGCTGGGCTGTAGCATCCGAGGGCGGCATTGTGCTGGGTGAGGATGTCGTCGGCGCTGCCTGGGGCAGAATCAGCGCAGCCCTCGCCGAATTGCGCGGTATTGCCACGGCAAGTCTGGCTGGCCCGGTAGCCGTGACGATTGTGGGGCTGCTGTATTCAAGCAAAGTAGGTGTGGGCAGTGATGTGGTACCGGGACGGGATATCAGTACGTTGATCTCCGGAGACGTCTTGTCTTTGCCCGATTCTGCGGTATTAAATCATGCGGCTGATACGAACGTGGGTATTTCTATGCCCGTTCGCGGTCAAATGGTTATGCGTGAAAATGGTACGTTAGAAGCGCAACTGGTACGTACCGGTATTGCCGGCAGCGTTCCGGTCGTAAGAGCTGTAAAGGATAATAAAACCGGTTACTGGAGTTATACGCTGCCGACAATGGCGGGTGTGCCGGCACAGACCATTCTGGTGAGTCCTGCAGATGCGCCTGGTGTAAACACGCCTCTGACGATGAGCGGTCCGGTTCCATTGCCTGAAAACATTGTGCATACAGGAAACCCAGTCTCCGCGCCACAGGGCGTGACGGTCACCACGACGCCGGTGGCAGACGATCTGGATTTTAGAGACGTCATTCTGATTTTTCCGGCAGAGTCCGGGCTGAAACCGCTGTACGTGATGTTGCGCAGCCCCCGGAATATGCCCGGTACCGTCAGTGGTAAAGGCCAGCCCGTTGGGGATAACTGGCTTGGGAACGCCGGTGTGGGTGATGGTGCGCCGCTCCCGAGTCAGATCGCCGACAAATTACGCGGAAGGACGTTCAGGAATTTTGACGCGTTCCGTCAGGCATTTTGGTCGGAAGTGGGAAAAGATCCAATTCTAAATAAACAGTTCAAAGCGGGTAACTTAGGGAATATGCAAGCGGGTAAAGCACCTGTGCCGCGAGAAGTGGAACAAGTTGGTGGGCGTGTAAAATATGAGTTGCATCATATAGAACAGATTAAAAACAGTGGTTCGGTTTACGATATCGATAATCTACGAGTAACAACACCAAAGCGTCATATTGAAATACATAAAGAGGGTAAGTAA
- a CDS encoding DUF4440 domain-containing protein, with the protein MACGSSENQFMQNVYFLLIDALWYSYAKSGGYLSGALKISLSYYDKFIQLQGSIRVRKMLLEKLKALECSLHGVRRNDRKWLEQILHPEFREITRSGVIVDRTETIASLADELSPTIILSSDFRLLSIGECCAILHYKTFNSDGSRASLRSSCWVYSDRGQWELAFHQGTPVAGAV; encoded by the coding sequence ATGGCTTGTGGCTCTTCAGAAAACCAATTTATGCAAAACGTCTACTTCTTGCTCATAGATGCCCTTTGGTACTCCTATGCCAAAAGCGGAGGTTACCTCTCGGGGGCATTAAAGATTAGCCTTAGCTATTATGATAAATTCATTCAATTGCAGGGTTCAATTAGGGTGAGAAAAATGCTCTTGGAAAAGCTGAAAGCACTTGAATGCAGTCTTCACGGTGTCCGGCGGAATGATCGGAAATGGCTTGAACAGATATTGCATCCCGAATTTCGGGAAATTACACGGTCAGGTGTAATAGTTGACCGCACGGAGACGATAGCATCTCTGGCTGACGAATTAAGTCCAACGATCATTCTTAGCAGTGATTTCCGGCTGCTCAGCATAGGGGAGTGCTGCGCCATTCTGCACTACAAGACGTTTAATTCGGACGGCAGCCGAGCATCCCTACGTTCTTCTTGCTGGGTGTATTCTGACAGGGGGCAATGGGAGTTGGCTTTCCATCAGGGAACACCAGTGGCGGGTGCGGTATAA
- a CDS encoding TIGR03750 family conjugal transfer protein, producing MAVIEFLPDRLNTPPVVWRGFTAGEFLLAAAVGFVLGIPVSLPLVFIPAVGWIAIPTCMLIMPIIVVFIGGRWVSNYKRGKPDNYLWRRLEELHARAGLFRGLIVHSRAWALRRTRPVKRGVIQ from the coding sequence ATGGCCGTGATCGAGTTTTTACCTGACCGTCTGAATACCCCGCCCGTCGTCTGGAGAGGCTTTACCGCCGGAGAATTTCTTCTGGCGGCCGCGGTGGGTTTTGTACTCGGTATCCCGGTCTCTCTTCCTCTGGTCTTCATCCCCGCAGTCGGCTGGATTGCGATCCCGACTTGCATGCTGATTATGCCCATCATCGTGGTGTTTATCGGCGGGCGCTGGGTCAGTAATTACAAACGCGGAAAACCAGACAACTATCTGTGGCGTCGGCTGGAGGAGCTGCATGCCCGTGCCGGGCTTTTTCGGGGGCTGATCGTCCACAGCCGGGCATGGGCGCTGCGGCGTACGCGCCCGGTTAAACGGGGAGTTATTCAATGA
- a CDS encoding TIGR03745 family integrating conjugative element membrane protein — MKLMTFFRNKFSLLAGSTLFYIGNALADLPPIEQPSSGGGSGTYATIKGYLRDGLTLGGLIIAAVAFIVVANAAISCFHHVRQGKATWTEFGTFVIIGVILLVVVIWLVTKSSDII, encoded by the coding sequence ATGAAGTTAATGACATTTTTTCGTAACAAATTTTCCCTGCTGGCAGGCAGCACCCTTTTTTATATCGGTAATGCCCTGGCTGACCTTCCGCCCATTGAGCAGCCTTCATCAGGAGGCGGGAGCGGTACCTATGCCACCATCAAAGGCTATTTGCGCGACGGTCTGACGCTGGGCGGTCTGATTATTGCGGCTGTGGCCTTTATCGTTGTCGCTAATGCGGCAATCAGCTGCTTCCATCACGTCCGTCAGGGTAAGGCGACCTGGACGGAATTCGGCACCTTCGTGATTATTGGCGTCATCTTGCTGGTCGTCGTTATCTGGCTTGTCACCAAATCCAGCGACATCATCTGA
- a CDS encoding PFL_4703 family integrating conjugative element protein codes for MSRFRNAVSARDNHIFTLRLVCGMLFVALLTTSTGWMLAPRNLTIHNPPDLRSGSTKKWWEVPPSTVYSFAFYIFQQLNAWPKDGEVDYPAKIAQMSPFLTPACQDFLNKDAEFRTNSGELKDRVRVVYEIPKRGYSSKSVEIKSEDEWVARLDLVADEYYHTEPVKRAMVRYPIKVIRWEGDPERNPFGLAMDCYDGVPQRLEAMPVQAPEKKTGVFQ; via the coding sequence ATGAGCCGTTTTCGCAATGCGGTAAGCGCACGCGACAACCATATTTTTACCCTTCGGCTGGTGTGCGGCATGTTGTTTGTTGCGCTGCTGACAACCAGCACTGGCTGGATGCTGGCACCCCGTAACCTGACCATCCACAATCCGCCCGATCTGCGGTCGGGCAGTACCAAAAAATGGTGGGAAGTGCCGCCGTCAACGGTGTACAGCTTTGCCTTTTACATTTTCCAGCAGCTCAATGCTTGGCCCAAAGACGGGGAGGTGGACTATCCGGCAAAGATTGCCCAGATGAGTCCTTTCCTGACGCCTGCCTGCCAGGATTTTTTGAATAAGGATGCCGAATTTCGCACCAACAGCGGCGAGCTGAAAGACCGCGTGCGTGTGGTTTACGAGATCCCCAAACGCGGTTACAGCAGTAAAAGCGTGGAGATCAAATCCGAGGATGAATGGGTGGCCCGCCTTGATCTGGTGGCGGACGAGTATTACCACACCGAACCGGTTAAGCGGGCGATGGTGCGTTATCCGATAAAGGTGATCCGCTGGGAGGGGGACCCTGAGCGTAATCCATTTGGGCTGGCCATGGACTGCTATGACGGTGTGCCGCAGCGTCTGGAGGCGATGCCTGTCCAGGCACCGGAGAAGAAAACGGGGGTATTCCAGTGA
- a CDS encoding ISL3 family transposase produces MDEKSLYAHILNLSAPWQVQSLSLDEKSGSVTVIVGIAGHAQLTCPTCGKSCSIHDHRRRKWRHLDTCQFTTLVEADVPRVDCPEHGCQTLPIPWAGPGSRYTLLFEAFVLSWLKVSTVDAVRKQLKLSWNAVDGIMMRAVRRGLARIKQPLSARHLCVDEVGFKKGHQYVTVISDRQGRALQLTDDRGVESLASYLRSLRDHQLDEIKTLSMDMNMAYISAARIHLPNAVDKIAFDHFHVAKMLCAVVDKTRQAEMKQIPSSERKDAHRSRYLWFYSKQNRLGRRAERLEVARLVLPQTSQCWAMKELARDLWHRRYDDHSRKLWQEWMAMAKDTGIPLMASVARMVAKRLYGILNAMKNRVSNGNAESLNSKIRLLRIKSRGFRNKERFKLGVMFHYGKLNMAF; encoded by the coding sequence ATGGACGAAAAATCCCTCTATGCTCATATCCTTAACCTGTCCGCACCGTGGCAGGTTCAGTCCCTTTCCCTTGATGAAAAATCCGGTTCTGTGACGGTCATTGTCGGCATTGCTGGGCACGCACAACTAACCTGCCCAACCTGCGGTAAATCCTGCTCCATACATGATCACCGGCGGCGTAAATGGCGTCACCTTGACACCTGTCAGTTCACCACGCTGGTTGAGGCTGATGTCCCCCGCGTTGACTGCCCAGAGCACGGTTGCCAGACACTGCCGATTCCCTGGGCAGGGCCAGGCAGCCGCTACACTTTGCTGTTCGAGGCCTTTGTTCTCTCATGGCTGAAAGTCAGCACCGTGGATGCTGTCAGAAAGCAACTTAAACTCAGTTGGAATGCCGTGGACGGCATTATGATGCGCGCAGTCAGACGAGGATTAGCCCGGATAAAACAACCCTTATCGGCGCGTCACCTCTGCGTAGATGAAGTTGGGTTCAAAAAAGGACATCAGTACGTCACCGTAATCTCTGACAGGCAAGGACGGGCTTTGCAACTGACCGATGATCGCGGTGTAGAAAGTCTTGCCAGTTATCTGCGTAGTCTGAGAGATCACCAGCTTGATGAGATAAAAACGCTGTCTATGGACATGAACATGGCCTATATCAGTGCAGCCCGCATCCATCTCCCAAATGCCGTCGATAAAATCGCCTTCGATCACTTCCATGTGGCAAAAATGTTGTGCGCCGTCGTTGATAAAACCCGCCAGGCTGAGATGAAACAGATCCCGTCGTCAGAAAGGAAAGATGCCCACCGCTCACGCTACCTGTGGTTTTACAGCAAACAAAACCGCCTCGGGCGCCGGGCTGAGAGGTTAGAAGTTGCCCGTCTGGTGTTACCCCAAACGAGCCAGTGCTGGGCAATGAAAGAGCTTGCTCGGGATCTTTGGCACCGCAGGTATGACGATCATAGCCGTAAGCTGTGGCAGGAATGGATGGCGATGGCCAAAGACACCGGCATACCGCTCATGGCCAGCGTTGCCCGCATGGTGGCAAAGCGCCTTTACGGCATCCTGAATGCAATGAAAAACCGGGTATCGAACGGCAATGCGGAGTCTCTGAACAGTAAAATACGGCTGCTGAGGATCAAATCACGAGGCTTCAGGAATAAAGAACGGTTCAAGCTGGGTGTAATGTTCCACTATGGGAAACTGAATATGGCGTTCTGA
- a CDS encoding TIGR03751 family conjugal transfer lipoprotein produces MKKRRTLLMYAGVLMLLSGCSTSKDTMLPPGDSTMLELWNDGASTTHATGEGRTTLRRSLNDSERTVSTQVAESYSRTQENEIQQTFPRLPNPDMVMYVYPHIAEGNAPVPGYSTVFPFYSQIQYALPGERTGEL; encoded by the coding sequence ATGAAAAAGAGAAGAACACTTCTGATGTATGCAGGGGTACTTATGCTGCTGAGCGGCTGCAGTACCAGTAAAGACACGATGTTGCCCCCGGGCGACAGTACCATGCTGGAGTTGTGGAATGATGGTGCATCGACGACGCACGCGACCGGGGAAGGACGCACTACGCTTCGCCGATCGCTCAACGATAGTGAACGCACCGTATCAACGCAGGTGGCAGAAAGTTACAGCCGAACGCAGGAAAATGAAATACAGCAGACGTTTCCACGCCTGCCCAATCCGGACATGGTGATGTACGTTTACCCGCACATCGCCGAGGGCAATGCGCCGGTGCCGGGATACAGCACGGTGTTTCCGTTCTACAGCCAGATCCAATATGCCCTGCCGGGCGAACGCACGGGAGAGTTGTAA
- a CDS encoding TIGR03749 family integrating conjugative element protein has protein sequence MKWERIPLQIPLNVGQERIVFVDKNVRVGFPPSLNGKLRVQSSGGAVYLDATDAFPVTRLQLQNKENGEIILLDVSAAAGKATREPVQVVYDGEVSSASASDKTQVSGAGNSGQPATTQGEGTTERRKPAKLNAPLPVVLTRYAAQSLYGPLRTVEAVPGISTVALKLPSRVTTLYPSAPVMVSPMAAWTLNGYSVVALQVRNTSAAKVILDPRELDGQFVSATFQHRWLGNAGTPEDTTVLYLVVEGRPEGAFLAEPAVTPVHAKKSRSSRQ, from the coding sequence ATGAAGTGGGAACGGATCCCTCTGCAGATACCGCTCAACGTGGGACAGGAGCGGATCGTGTTCGTGGACAAAAACGTGCGGGTGGGTTTTCCACCTTCCCTTAACGGCAAGCTGCGGGTGCAGAGCAGTGGAGGGGCGGTCTATCTGGATGCCACCGACGCGTTTCCTGTGACGCGCCTGCAGTTGCAGAACAAGGAAAACGGCGAAATTATCCTGCTCGACGTCAGCGCGGCGGCGGGGAAAGCAACCCGTGAGCCGGTTCAGGTGGTCTATGACGGTGAGGTGTCGTCAGCCTCTGCCAGCGATAAAACCCAGGTCAGCGGTGCCGGCAACAGCGGGCAGCCGGCAACCACTCAGGGGGAGGGGACAACAGAACGACGTAAACCCGCGAAGCTGAATGCGCCGCTACCTGTGGTGTTGACCCGCTATGCCGCGCAAAGCCTTTATGGGCCGCTGCGGACGGTTGAAGCGGTGCCGGGCATCAGTACGGTCGCCCTGAAATTACCGTCCCGGGTCACGACCCTTTATCCCTCAGCGCCGGTGATGGTCAGCCCGATGGCCGCCTGGACCCTCAATGGTTACAGCGTGGTGGCTCTGCAGGTACGCAATACGTCGGCGGCAAAAGTCATTCTCGATCCCCGTGAACTGGACGGGCAATTTGTGTCGGCGACGTTCCAGCACCGGTGGTTAGGAAATGCCGGGACGCCGGAAGATACCACGGTGTTGTATCTGGTGGTTGAAGGCCGTCCGGAAGGGGCTTTCCTGGCCGAGCCCGCCGTGACGCCCGTTCATGCCAAAAAGTCGCGGAGTTCCCGTCAATGA